The following coding sequences are from one Sander lucioperca isolate FBNREF2018 chromosome 2, SLUC_FBN_1.2, whole genome shotgun sequence window:
- the LOC116054338 gene encoding UDP-glucuronosyltransferase 2A1-like isoform X1, whose translation MKLRQRLSVCVLQLLCVTWGANGGNILVWYTEGSHWINMKPVLETLIDRSHQVTVLVPSTSLFMNTSEPSHFGYEPFNVTKENMEDFVNDFIHFFIYEMDHMNYLQMYIRYIDVLRVQVQYSLKYLDAVLKSETIMKKLNEGKYDLLLADPIYPGSDLVAEILGILLVLTLRYSVANNWERYCGQLPQPSSFVPGVISKLTDKMDFSQRVWNFLAYAVQDIMQECFFWTKLNKYYSEFKGTPTSACEMMGRADIWLIRTYWDFEFPRPLLPNFKYVGGIHCRPAKPLPEDMEEFVQTSGDAGIVVFTLGSFIKNITTEKGNMIASALAQIPQKVLWRYSGEKPATLGANTRIYDWIPQNDLLGHPKTRAFITHGGTNGIYEAIYHGVPMVGIPMFADQPDNMVHIKAKGAGIIVDFNFMKTEDLRDAINAVISEKSYKDNVMQLSSIHHDRPMSARDEAVFWIEYTMRNKGAKHLRVQAHELTWYQYHSLDVLAFLLAVVLFILLLFIKTCTFCFQRCCGRKGKTKRKAE comes from the exons ATGAAGTTGAGGCAgcgtctctctgtttgtgtcctgCAGCTACTTTGCGTGACATGGGGAGCAAATGGAGGGAACATTTTGGTCTGGTACACTGAAGGCAGCCACTGGATTAACATGAAGCCTGTGCTGGAGACGCTGATCGACAGAAGCCACCAGGTAACGGTTCTGGTGCCGAGCACATCGCTGTTCATGAACACCAGTGAGCCTTCTCACTTTGGCTACGAACCTTTCAATGTCACAAAAGAGAACATGGAGGACTTCGTAAATGACTTCATTCACTTCTTCATTTATGAGATGGATCATATGAACTACTTGCAGATGTACATCAGATACATAGATGTTTTAAGGGTCCAGGTGCAGTATTCTTTGAAGTATTTGGACGCCGTGCTGAAATCAGAAACCATCATGAAGAAGCTGAATGAGGGAAAATATGACCTTCTCCTGGCTGACCCAATCTACCCTGGCAGTGACTTAGTAGCAGAGATTTTGGGCATCCTTCTTGTCTTAACCCTACGCTATTCCGTAGCCAATAACTGGGAGAGATATTGTGGTCAGCTACCCCAGCCATCTTCCTTTGTCCCTGGCGTAATAAGCAAACTGACTGACAAGATGGACTTCTCACAGAGAGTGTGGAACTTTCTCGCCTACGCAGTGCAAGACATCATGCAAGAATGTTTCTTTTGGACCAAACTCAATAAATATTACTCAGAATTCAAAG GAACACCCACCAGTGCCTGTGAGATGATGGGTAGAGCAGACATCTGGTTAATACGAACCTACTGGGATTTTGAATTCCCTCGTCCTTTACTCCCTAACTTCAAATATGTTGGCGGGATCCACTGCAGACCTGCTAAACCTTTACCAGAG GATATGGAGGAGTTTGTGCAGACTTCTGGAGACGCTGGCATTGTGGTCTTTACTTTGGGATCATTCATCAAGAACATCACCACAGAGAAGGGAAACATGATAGCCTCAGCCCTCGCTCAGATCCCACAAAAG GTGCTGTGGAGATACAGTGGAGAAAAACCAGCAACTCTGGGTGCCAACACCAGAATATATGACTGGATCCCTCAGAATGACCTACTGG GTCACCCCAAAACCAGAGCTTTCATCACCCATGGTGGCACAAATGGGATTTACGAGGCCATCTACCACGGTGTTCCCATGGTGGGCATCCCCATGTTTGCTGACCAGCCAGACAACATGGTCCATATTAAGGCTAAGGGAGCTGGAATTATAGTGGACTTCAACTTCATGAAGACTGAGGACCTTAGAGATGCAATCAATGCTGTCATCAGTGAGAAATC GTACAAGGACAATGTAATGCAGCTGTCCAGTATCCACCACGACAGACCAATGAGTGCTCGAGATGAGGCAGTATTCTGGATCGAGTACACCATGAGAAACAAAGGGGCCAAGCACCTGCGGGTTCAGGCCCATGAGCTCACCTGGTACCAGTATCACAGCCTGGATGTCCTGGCCTTCCTCCTCGCCGTCGTTCTGTTCATCTTACTTCTCTTCATCAAGACCTGCACATTCTGCTTCCAGAGGTGCTGCGGCAGAAAGGGAAAGACGAAGAGAAAGGCGGAGTAA
- the LOC116054338 gene encoding UDP-glucuronosyltransferase 2A1-like isoform X2 produces MKLRQRLSVCVLQLLCVTWGANGGNILVWYTEGSHWINMKPVLETLIDRSHQVTVLVPSTSLFMNTSEPSHFGYEPFNVTKENMEDFVNDFIHFFIYEMDHMNYLQMYIRYIDVLRVQVQYSLKYLDAVLKSETIMKKLNEGKYDLLLADPIYPGSDLVAEILGILLVLTLRYSVANNWERYCGQLPQPSSFVPGVISKLTDKMDFSQRVWNFLAYAVQDIMQECFFWTKLNKYYSEFKGSHWINMKPVLETLIDRGHQVTVLVPSTSLFMNTSEPSRFGYEPFNVSVTIESIEEFFEEYLRFSMYEMDQMSYLQLYIRYMDLMKVDLQYSLKYLDGVLKSETIMKKLKEGKYDLLLADPIYPGSDLLADILGIPLVFTLRFSLANNWERHCGQQPAPPSFVPGAMSKLTDKMDFSERVWNFLFYALQDIVIDDVIWKEVDKYYSEVKGTPTSACEMMGRADIWLIRTYWDFEFPRPLLPNFKYVGGIHCRPAKPLPEDMEEFVQTSGDAGIVVFTLGSFIKNITTEKGNMIASALAQIPQKVLWRYSGEKPATLGANTRIYDWIPQNDLLGHPKTRAFITHGGTNGIYEAIYHGVPMVGIPMFADQPDNMVHIKAKGAGIIVDFNFMKTEDLRDAINAVISEKSYKDNVMQLSSIHHDRPMSARDEAVFWIEYTMRNKGAKHLRVQAHELTWYQYHSLDVLAFLLAVVLFILLLFIKTCTFCFQRCCGRKGKTKRKAE; encoded by the exons ATGAAGTTGAGGCAgcgtctctctgtttgtgtcctgCAGCTACTTTGCGTGACATGGGGAGCAAATGGAGGGAACATTTTGGTCTGGTACACTGAAGGCAGCCACTGGATTAACATGAAGCCTGTGCTGGAGACGCTGATCGACAGAAGCCACCAGGTAACGGTTCTGGTGCCGAGCACATCGCTGTTCATGAACACCAGTGAGCCTTCTCACTTTGGCTACGAACCTTTCAATGTCACAAAAGAGAACATGGAGGACTTCGTAAATGACTTCATTCACTTCTTCATTTATGAGATGGATCATATGAACTACTTGCAGATGTACATCAGATACATAGATGTTTTAAGGGTCCAGGTGCAGTATTCTTTGAAGTATTTGGACGCCGTGCTGAAATCAGAAACCATCATGAAGAAGCTGAATGAGGGAAAATATGACCTTCTCCTGGCTGACCCAATCTACCCTGGCAGTGACTTAGTAGCAGAGATTTTGGGCATCCTTCTTGTCTTAACCCTACGCTATTCCGTAGCCAATAACTGGGAGAGATATTGTGGTCAGCTACCCCAGCCATCTTCCTTTGTCCCTGGCGTAATAAGCAAACTGACTGACAAGATGGACTTCTCACAGAGAGTGTGGAACTTTCTCGCCTACGCAGTGCAAGACATCATGCAAGAATGTTTCTTTTGGACCAAACTCAATAAATATTACTCAGAATTCAAAG GCAGCCACTGGATTAACATGAAGCCTGTGCTGGAGACGCTGATCGACAGGGGACACCAGGTGACGGTTCTGGTGCCGAGCACATCGCTGTTCATGAACACCAGTGAGCCTTCTCGCTTTGGCTACGAACCCTTCAACGTATCTGTCACAATAGAGAGCATAGAGGAGTTTTTTGAGGAATACCTTCGCTTCTCCATGTATGAAATGGATCAAATGAGCTACTTGCAGTTATACATAAGATACATGGATCTGATGAAGGTCGACCTGCAGTATTCTTTGAAATATTTGGACGGTGTGCTAAAATCAGAAACCATCATGAAGAAGCTGAAGGAGGGAAAATATGACCTTCTCCTGGCTGACCCAATCTACCCTGGCAGTGACTTATTAGCAGATATTTTGGGCATCCCCCTGGTCTTCACCCTGCGCTTTTCCCTAGCCAATAACTGGGAGAGACACTGTGGTCAGCAACCCGCTCCACCTTCCTTTGTCCCTGGCGCTATGAGCAAACTGACTGACAAAATGGACTTCTCAGAGAGAGTGTGGAACTTTCTCTTCTACGCACTGCAGGACATCGTGATTGATGATGTTATTTGGAAAGAAGTAGATAAATATTACTCCGAAGTCAAAG GAACACCCACCAGTGCCTGTGAGATGATGGGTAGAGCAGACATCTGGTTAATACGAACCTACTGGGATTTTGAATTCCCTCGTCCTTTACTCCCTAACTTCAAATATGTTGGCGGGATCCACTGCAGACCTGCTAAACCTTTACCAGAG GATATGGAGGAGTTTGTGCAGACTTCTGGAGACGCTGGCATTGTGGTCTTTACTTTGGGATCATTCATCAAGAACATCACCACAGAGAAGGGAAACATGATAGCCTCAGCCCTCGCTCAGATCCCACAAAAG GTGCTGTGGAGATACAGTGGAGAAAAACCAGCAACTCTGGGTGCCAACACCAGAATATATGACTGGATCCCTCAGAATGACCTACTGG GTCACCCCAAAACCAGAGCTTTCATCACCCATGGTGGCACAAATGGGATTTACGAGGCCATCTACCACGGTGTTCCCATGGTGGGCATCCCCATGTTTGCTGACCAGCCAGACAACATGGTCCATATTAAGGCTAAGGGAGCTGGAATTATAGTGGACTTCAACTTCATGAAGACTGAGGACCTTAGAGATGCAATCAATGCTGTCATCAGTGAGAAATC GTACAAGGACAATGTAATGCAGCTGTCCAGTATCCACCACGACAGACCAATGAGTGCTCGAGATGAGGCAGTATTCTGGATCGAGTACACCATGAGAAACAAAGGGGCCAAGCACCTGCGGGTTCAGGCCCATGAGCTCACCTGGTACCAGTATCACAGCCTGGATGTCCTGGCCTTCCTCCTCGCCGTCGTTCTGTTCATCTTACTTCTCTTCATCAAGACCTGCACATTCTGCTTCCAGAGGTGCTGCGGCAGAAAGGGAAAGACGAAGAGAAAGGCGGAGTAA
- the LOC118492969 gene encoding UDP-glucuronosyltransferase 2A1-like: MIFGKLSGHPKTRAFITHGGTNGIYEAIYHGVPMVGIPMFADQPDNMVHIKAKGAAVTVAFNFMKTEDLRDAVNAVINEKSYKENAMWLSSIHHDRPMSARDEAVFWIEYTMRNKGAKHLRVQAHELTWYQYHSLDVLAFLLTIVLFILLLFIKTCTFCVWMCCGRKGKTKRKAE, from the exons ATGATTTTTGGCAAACTATCAGGTCACCCCAAAACCAGAGCTTTCATCACCCATGGTGGCACAAATGGGATTTATGAGGCCATCTACCACGGTGTTCCCATGGTGGGCATCCCCATGTTCGCTGATCAGCCAGACAACATGGTCCATATTAAGGCTAAGGGAGCTGCAGTTACTGTAGCCTTCAACTTCATGAAGACTGAGGATCTTAGAGATGCAGTTAATGCTGTCATCAATGAAAAATC GTACAAGGAGAATGCCATGTGGCTGTCCAGTATCCACCACGACAGACCAATGAGTGCTCGGGATGAGGCAGTATTCTGGATCGAGTACACCATGAGAAACAAAGGGGCCAAGCACCTGCGGGTTCAGGCCCATGAGCTCACCTGGTACCAGTATCACAGCCTGGATGTCCTGGCCTTCCTCCTCACCATCGTTCTGTTCATCTTACTTCTCTTCATCAAGACCTGCACATTCTGCGTCTGGATGTGCTGTGGCAGAAAGGGAAAGACGAAGAGAAAGGCGGAGTAA